A genomic stretch from Desulfotignum balticum DSM 7044 includes:
- a CDS encoding Fic family protein: protein MQYLFGNIDNDLARALMTQLRDFWTYNSTAIEGNSLALGETAFVLQEGLAVGGKPLKDHLAVVGHAKAIDLIYDLAQNNTLFTEKELFRLCRMVQAEQVSDVHGPAGGWKKEPNSTVGMVDGKPVAFEFATPADVPSLMTSWFDLYHELDRGLVPEDNGRAMLSHVALHASFVRIHPFSDGNGRLARLVANLPVIRSGLPPVIIPRQQRKEYMDILAAYHFHTGRIKAGDELVPDLDALKPFAGFCEQAWEKSFRMVENIREKQRERDE from the coding sequence ATGCAATACTTGTTTGGCAACATTGATAATGATTTGGCCAGGGCGTTAATGACCCAGCTGCGGGATTTCTGGACCTACAATTCCACAGCCATAGAAGGCAACAGCCTGGCCCTGGGTGAAACCGCGTTTGTGTTGCAGGAAGGCCTGGCTGTCGGGGGAAAACCCTTGAAGGATCATCTGGCCGTGGTGGGACATGCAAAGGCGATTGATCTGATATATGACCTGGCGCAAAACAATACCCTTTTCACGGAAAAAGAACTGTTCAGGCTTTGCAGGATGGTTCAGGCAGAGCAGGTCTCTGATGTTCATGGACCGGCGGGGGGATGGAAAAAAGAACCGAATTCAACCGTGGGGATGGTGGATGGAAAACCGGTGGCATTTGAATTTGCCACACCTGCGGATGTGCCATCTTTGATGACGTCCTGGTTTGATCTGTACCATGAGCTGGATCGCGGTCTGGTTCCGGAAGACAACGGCCGGGCAATGCTTTCCCATGTGGCGTTGCATGCTTCTTTTGTCCGGATTCATCCATTTTCTGACGGAAACGGGCGCCTGGCAAGGCTGGTTGCCAATCTGCCGGTGATCAGGTCCGGGCTGCCGCCTGTGATTATTCCGCGGCAGCAGCGAAAGGAGTATATGGATATCCTGGCCGCATATCACTTTCATACCGGCCGGATAAAGGCCGGGGATGAGCTGGTGCCCGACCTTGATGCATTAAAGCCATTCGCAGGATTCTGTGAACAGGCCTGGGAAAAGTCTTTTCGCATGGTGGAAAATATCCGGGAAAAACAGCGGGAAAGGGATGAATAA